One region of Juglans regia cultivar Chandler chromosome 4, Walnut 2.0, whole genome shotgun sequence genomic DNA includes:
- the LOC108992525 gene encoding uncharacterized protein LOC108992525 has translation MPDGRVKTPVKAKVYAITSREVNLEADETADVGVITGKVKLKLHLVCALFDSGASRSFVSVSCAKRCELDAEPLSQRVLVAIPDGKIVAKIDCRGREVVFNLPAKDRICYMEEIVRLDPSVVTAGQVKKSPMSGATIYLVMMTNVIEESKGVQGIPVIEDFPRFFADDLPGLAPD, from the exons ATGCCAGATGGCAGAGTAAAGACCCCTGTAAAGGCTAAGGTCTATGCCATCACATCGAGAGAAGTAAACCTGGAAGCTGACGAGACGGCAGATGTGGGAGTGATTACTG gtaAGGTTAAATTGAAGCTACACTTAGTTTGTGCTTTGTTTGATTCGGGAGCATCGAGATCCTTTGTCTCTGTTAGTTGTGCAAAACGATGTGAGCTAGATGCGGAACCTTTGTCTCAGAGAGTTCTGGTTGCCATTCCAGATGGAAAAATT GTTGCTAAGATAGACTGTCGAGGAAGAGAAGTGGTCTTCAACTTACCTGCAAAGGATAGGATCTGTTACATGGAAGAAATTGTTAGGTTAGATCCATCAGTAGTAACAGCAGGACAAGTAAAGAAGAGCCCAATGAGTGGAGCTACCATCTATCTTGTGATGATGACAAACGTGATTGAGGAATCTAAGGGAGTTCAAGGAATCCCAGTGATAGAAGACTTCCCTAGATTTTTTGCCGATGATTTACCTGGATTAGCCCCGGATTGA